Part of the Bacteroides acidifaciens genome, TTTTTTCTTTTTCTGTTCTCAAGGGTTGCGAAAGGCACTTCTTCCCAACGAGGGGTAAAAGTACGAAAAAAACCGGAAGTGGAAGTAGATATGACGAAAATATTTCATGGACAGTGGAAAACCGGAAGTTTGATATGGGGTATCTTTTAGTTTTTATAGCTGATTTTTGGAAGATAACTTTTTTGGTTTATCTTTGCTCCACCAATAAGAATCTGATAAATGAGAAAGCCGCGCAACGTCACAGACTCCAATATGACATTTGATAATATCTATTCAGAGTATTATCAACGTTGCTTCCTATTTGCCAAATCCTATCTCCATGATGAAATGCTTTCGAAAGATATAGCTTCTGAGGCGATGATTACTTTATGGACTACGATGAAGACGGAAGAAGTGGATAATGTCCGTGCTTTCTTGATGACCGTAGTAAAGAACCAGTCGTTGAATCATCTGCGGAATGAGCACTTGCGGATGGAAGCTCGTGAGAATATCCTGAATGACGAACTTTATGAGCTTGACTTCCGCATCTCTTCTTTGGACGCCTGCAATCCGACGGATATTTTCTCGGAAGAGATTAACCGGATTGTCAACCGGACATTGGATACATTGCCGCTACAAACCCGGAATGTTTTCAGAATGAGCCGCTATGAGAACAAATCTATAAAAGAAATAGCCGATACGTTGAATATCAGCGTCAAAGGTGTCGATTATCATATCGGTAAGGCTCTGAAAGCCTTGCGTGTTAATCTGAAAGATTATCTTTATCTCTTCTTCATTTAATAAAGTACTGCTTTATTCCCAATCTATTAATAGATAACTTCTTTTGTATTAAGTCTAAACTTGTATTTCATTAGTTGCAAACTTCTTTTTGATTACCTTCAAACTATAAACGCAAGTTCTGTTTTTATAAATGCAATCTTTGATTATAAAAATGCAACCTTTGTCTTTATAATCAAAGATTGCATTTATAGTTTGTAATTAGGCAAATGCAACTTTACTCTTAGATAAGAGGAAGTTTATACCTAATAGACAGTGACTTTTCTATTAATAGATAAGGAGTGAAGAAGTACTGTCCTAAGCATTAATAACCTGTTGATTGAAGAAAAACTCACTTTTTCATCTTTTCGACTAGTGAGCTTCTTTTCTGGTGTGTCTATTATGTACAAGGCGGATAAATGCTTTGGATAATAGAACGCTATATGGACATAAAACTACTTAATAAATATATTGCCGGTGACGTACTTCCCGAAGAAAAGAAGGAAGTGATACGCTGGATGAAGGAGAGCGAAGAACATCGTGAACAACTGATGCAGTTACATCGCATTTATAACGCAACTCTTTGGAACGGAAACGTTGACGGACAGAATACGAAGAATACGGAAAAGAAGAAGCTTGTAATGAGATATCTCTGGACGTCAATGAAGATAGCCGCGGTAGTTGCTATGCTCGCTTTTATCATCCATAAGGAATATCAGGACTACCGGTTGGAACATTCTACCGCTGTGCAGACAGTGACCGTTCCGGCGGGACAGCGTGCCAATCTGATATTGGCTGACGGGACAACAGTTTGGTTGAACTCCAACTCCACATTGAAATACCCCGCCAACGGCTTCCACTCTACAAACAGAAAGGTGACTTTGGAAGGAGAAGGATACTTTGAAGTGGCGCACGACGAGAAACACCCTTTCATTGTTGAAACGGAGAAATATGATATCCGGGTATTGGGAACCACCTTCAACGTATCCGCTTATCCGAATTCCGGCATGTTCGAAACGTCTCTGATAGAAGGAAAAGTAACCGTCTACCAGCCGGATACGCAAAACGAAATAGTGCTGAAACCGCATGAGAAAGTAGAAGCGAGAGACGGTAAACTTTATAAAGAGACATTCACTTCGGACAACGACTTCCTCTGGCGGATGGGAATCTATTCCTTTAAGAATGAACCTTTGGCAACGGTATTCAAGAAATTGGAGCAATATTATGAAGTGCAGATTATCAACAATAATCAAGAGATAGCTTCCCGTCCGTGTACAGGTAAGTTCCGGCAGAAAGAAGGTATCGAACACGTGATGAAGGTATTACAGAAGTACGTTAAATTTAACTATATACAGGATGATGAGAAGAATCAGATTATCATCTATTAATAAAGAAGTATGAACCCTAAAATGAAAAACATGAAAACAAGAGCACCTGTCTGTTTAGAACGAAAATATCGGTAAATGCTGCAACATTTACCGATATGTGAGAAGTCAATAAAAAAGACTCGACTTTCATTCCAAATCTTTATGTATTAACTTAATAACTCTAGGCAAAGATATGAAAAATAATCTTTGGTATGGGCGTATTGTCCATAGAAAAACACACTGTACTCAAATTTTAAGAATTATGAGGTTAACTGTCTTTTTCCTGTTATTCATCATTTTTGAGACGTATGCCCTGAACGGCTATTCTCAGAATCAAAAAGTTACGATGAATAAAGGAACCGCAACATTCGCCGAAATCATTAGGCAGATTGAAAAACAAACAGACTATTTGTTTATCTATAATGAACACGAGGTTAGTCTGAAACGGAAAGTGTCTATTTCCACTCAGAATGGGACAGTGGCAAGTCTGCTGGTGGATGCGCTGAAGGGTACGGAGTTCTCCTATACAATGGAAGGAAAACACATCATCCTTACGAAAAAACAAGTTGAAGCACTAAGTCCTGTGCAACACAAGAAAAGAATAACCGGTCTGGTGAAGGAATATTCGGGCGAAGCCATCGTAGGATGCAATGTGTCGGTTAAGGGTACTACCATCGGCACAATCACCGATATAAATGGTAAGTATAGCCTTGAAGTTCCCGATAATGCTACCTTGGTCTTTTCATTCCTCGGATATAAGAGTATGGAATATCCGGTGAAAGCACAGCAGACTATCAATGTGACCTTGGGCGAAGATTCAAAAGCACTTAATGAAGTGGTGGTTGTAGGATATGGTACACAACGCAAGGCGTTGGTGACTAATGCAATCAGTTCTTTTAAGCCCAGCGAATCGAATATGCGTCCGGTGTTGACTCCGAGTGAATTACTACAAGGACGAGTGGCGGGTGTTACGGTATCGACCGGCTCCGGCAATTTGGGAAGTTCCGAACGAATGAGTATCCGCGGTGCGGCCTCTTTGAGTGCCAGCAACGAACCTCTGTACGTGGTGGACGGAATTCCCATCCTTAACAGTAACGCTTCCTTATTCAATATGGGGGAAGATTTGAGTTCGATGGCAGTGTTGAATCTGACGGACATCGAATCTATTGAAGTATTGAAAGATGCCGCTTCGGCAGCTATCTACGGTTCGCGGGCAACGAATGGCGTGGTGGTGATTACAACCAAATCCGGTAAGGAAGGCCGTTCGGATATTCGTTTGAATGTCAGTACGGGAATCTCCAAATTTGCCAATAAAGGACGCATCAAATATGCGGATTCCGACTTGTATGTGGAAACCTACAACGACGGAGTCGAACGTTATAATCGTCAGAATGGCTATACCGTAGGTTCGGCGGGATATGTAGTACCTATCTCCAACCCATTCCAGGGAATGCCCGATACGGATTGGCTGGATTTGATTACTCAAGTGGGACATTCTTACAATGTAGACCTCTCCTTTTCCGGTGGAAGCAAAAAAACTAAATTCTATGTCGGAGCCAATTACAATTATCAGGAAGGTATTATTAAGACTAATGATATAACCAAAATTAATCTGAAAGCGAAGATTAGCCATGAAATGGCTTCGTGGTTGGAAGTCGGTGCTAATGTTAGCGGTAATTATCTGAAAAACAACCGTGTTCCGGGAGCCAATATCGGTTCTACCATCGTAGCCCGTGCCGTTGAACAGCGTCCTTTCGACCGCCCTTACAAGCCGAACGGAGACTATTATTTAGGTGGAACTGATGAACTGGCACGTCATAACCCGCTTCAGATTCTGAATGAAGAAGTATCCTATATTGATACCTACCGTTATTTAGGAACGTTCAATGCCGACTTAAAATATAAGAAGTTCAGTCTGAAGAACTCTGTCAGCACCGACATCGGATATACATATGACTATGTGTACTACAATGAGAATCATCCTTATGGAGCAGGCGGCGGACGTATTGTGGAGTATAACCGCTTGGTGAAGAACTTATTGATAGAGAATGTATTCAACTATAATGATAAGTTCGGTGATTTTGAAGCGGGTTTGATGCTAGGACATTCTTTCCAGAAGATGTCCACCCGTACATCTTCCATCGACGGACGCGGTTTTCCGTCTCCGGTATTCGATACGGTCGGCACGGCTTCCGAAATCTATAACGCTTCGGGCGGCATCTCCGAGTTTGCCATGGAGTCCTACTTCGGACGTATCAACCTGTCTTATTTAGACCGTTACATTCTGAATGTGACCATGCGTTCGGACGGTTCATCCCGTTTTGCCCCTTCCGACCGTTACGGATATTTCCCCTCTGTCTCTTTAGGTTGGAATGTTTCGAAAGAATCTTTCTGGAAATTCCCTCAGACAGACTTGAAGTTCCGCCTGAGTTATGGTAAGACCGGAAATCAAGATGGAATCGGCAATTATGCTTGGCAACCGTTAATGTCCGGCGGTATCAACTACGGCAATAATAGCGGTATGGCTGTCACCAGCATGGGAAACAACAAACTGACATGGGAAACTGCCGACCAGTATGACTTCGGCTTCGACCTGGGCTTCTGGAACGGCAAACTGAATATGATAGCCGATATTTATCTGAAGAATACGAACAACCTGCTTTATTCAATGCCCTTGCATGGAACAAGCGGTTTCACCAGTATCATCAGCAATATCGGCTCGATGCGGAACTATGGTGTGGAGTTTTCCATCAACGGACATCTGAATATAGGGAAAGTCAACTGGACTTCCTCTTTCAACATCTCCCACAACAAAAACAAATTGACTAAACTGCTGGGAGACGACTTACTTCCGATAGGTGCTAACCGCGCCTTGAAAGTAGGTGAGGAACTGGGAGCTTTCTACCTGTTCCAGATGGACGGGCTCTACCAATATGACGGTGAAGTGCCGCAACCGTTGTACGACCTGGGTGTACGTGCCGGTGACGTGAAATATCATGACGCAGATAATAATGGCATTATCAATGACAACGACCGTGTATTGACCGGTTCTTCCAATCCCGATTTCTTCGGCGGATGGAACAATACTTTCAAATACAAAGGTTTCCAGTTGGATGTGTTCTTTACGTATATGTACGGAAATGATGTGTATGCCGAATGGGCGGTGACCGCTACCCGTCCCGGATACCGCATGGCTATTACGGAAGATGTTGCCAAGAATCGTTGGACGGCTCCGGGAAGTTCTGATAAATATCCGCGTGCGGTCAATACGCTGTGTGGGCATAACAGCAAGAACTCCACCCGTTTCCTTGAAGACGGCTCTTTCATCCGCTTGCGTTCTCTTACATTCAGTTATACATTCCCGCAAGTAATGTTACAAAAGATTCGATTGAAAGGTCTGCGTCTCTATGTGCAAGGGGATAACCTGTTGCTGTTCTCCAAATACTCCGGCTGGGACCCTGAAGTGAGTAAGAACATGGACCCGCAGTACTTTGGCGTCGATTTGTATGGAGTCCCGCCTTCCCGTTCGGTCAATTTCGGAATAAACCTTAGTTTCTAATCATAAACGCTCACAATGATGAAAAAGATTATTACTATATTTCTGGGATGCCTGTTGCTGGCTTCATGCAGTGGCATGCTTGATATCGAATCCCACTCCGCCGTATCGCCGGGAAGTGTGACGCCCAAAGACTTATCGGCTTTACGCATGGGAATGTACAATAAGGTACAGAACTCTCCGGCGCGTGAGTCATATATTACATTCGATATATTGGGCGGAGACTTGACTCAAAGTACAGGGAATGCACGGGACTTGATAAACTCTGTACTTTCCTCACTGAATTCAATCGTAGCCAACAGTTGGAACGGCTATTACAATGCTTTATATCAAGTGAATAATGTTATCTCCATCGTAGAAGACCTTCCTGAATCCGACCTGCGGAATCTGATTATCGGAGAAGCGCATTATTTCAGGGCATATATCTATCATTCACTGGTGACACGCTGGGGTGGTGTGCCTATCCAAAGAGTGAATACGATGGACAAGCCTTTCCGTGATTCGGAAGAAGCGGTGTGGGCATTTATTGAGGAAGAACTCGAAACAGCCCTTGCTTTTCTGGGGACTTCTTCCAGTTGTTACTATGTATCCCGCGATGCCGCCCTTGCACTGAAAGCCCGTGTGATGCTCGAACGTGGTAAAAAGACGGAAGCGGCTGCACTGGCGGAAGGTCTGATAAAGGATGGAAAATACAAACTGGATAGCTTCGACAAGATATTCCGTGGAAAGACCAATACGGAAGTTATCTTTTCCTTCCAATGTCTGGCGGAAGAATCGAATATCACCATTTCCACCTTATTCTATACATATGCTCATCCCAATCACGGCAGCTATGTGTATCGTCCCACGAACGACGTGATGAATATGTATGACGACAAGGATAAACGGAAAGAAGTTTCCATTATCAATGTAGGTGCCGAACCTTGTATCAATAAATATCCGAGCGGACAAACCGGTACTGACCCGGTGGTGATGAGCCGTCTGGCTGAAATGTACCTGATAAGTGCGGAAGCGCAAGGACTCTCCAAAGGTCTGGGACGGCTGAACGACTTGCGGAAAGAACGCGGGCTGGATGCCGTAAATCCGAAGGATGAAGACGAATTTATAGAATATATCCTGGACGAACGCCGGAAAGAACTGCTTGCCGAAGGTTTCAGATATTATGACCTCATACGTACGAATAAGGCAAAGACAATGCTCGGACTGAAAGATTATCAGTTGGTATTGCCTATACCGGGCAAGGAAATGATTTCGAATCCGAACCTGGAGCCGAATCCCGGATATTGATAATGATTGTATTTATACTTATTAAAGAGACAAAATGATGAAAAAACTGATATATGATTCCGCTCTTCTTCTTTTGGGTTGTCTGCTATGGACGGGATGCAATAATGATGAAGACCTGACCGTCTATTCCACCGAGGGCGCGAAAACGGAGTTGGGACAGAAGATAATTGCCGGAAGTGACGGATACGTCGGACAATATTTCTCGGACACTACTTACATGTTGGCTCCGGGTGTAAAGGCTTTGGAGATGGAAATCCTTTCTGCCACAGGTATAGCGGTAAAGATGTTTGTCCTGGAAGTCGATTTGAAAGACACGCACCTGACGATGAAGGCTTCGTCTCCCAAAGACGAAGGTAAGCTCAAGACGAAACAACAAATGACGTTGCAGGCATTGGCACACGACAAACAGGGCAGCCGTGTTCTGGCTGCCGTGAATGGTGATTTCTTTGCTACGGACGGAACACCGCAAGGCATTTACTACCGGAACGGGGTATGTCTGAAGAATACGATGACCGATAATGTATGTACTTTCTTTGCCGTCACGAAGGGTAAGAAGGCGGTGATTGGCTCGTATGACGAATATGATACTTATAAGGATGAGATTCAGGAAGCGGTGGGCGGTCGCGTGCGTTTGATGACGAACGGGAATGTGCTTCCTCAGACATCGACGGCGCTGGAACCCCGGACGGCTATCGGCGTGACGGACAATAATGTCGTTTATATTTTGGTTGCCGACGGACGTAACTTTTGGTACTCCAATGGCATGAGGTATGCTGAAATGGGAGTTGTCATGAAAGCATTGGGAGCGAAGGATGCTATCAATCTGGATGGCGGCGGTTCGTCTACGTTCATTATCCGCTCGAAGGCGGGATTTGAAGAGAACCGTTTTGCTATCCGCAATTGGCCTTATGATAATGGCGGTGTCGAAAGAGCGGTTGCCAACGGGCTGTTGGTGGTGACTGATAATTAATAGTTTGAATCTTAATAGTTGAATCATTATGATACGAAATAATAGAATGTATAGTTGCCGGCAAGGTCTATGGGGAATCATCTGTTGCCTGTCCTTGCTGATGGGTATGGCAAGCTGTCAGGACTTTACGGATGATACGGGACGCACAATGCCCGAACCGGATTTGAAGTTTGTGGACGGAACGCTGAATCTTCCGTTGGAAGAAAAGGAATATACGGTGGATATCGAATCCAATCTGCCTTGGCGTGTGAAGACTTCCGCCACTTGGATTGACTTGCTTTCATCGAACGGGATGGGTACGGGAAGTTTCAGAATATCGGTATCCAAGAATGCGAATGTAGCTCCCCGCGAAGCGGAAATTGCAGGCTGGATTATCGAAGGTGCCGAAACAAAGCTGAGAGTGGTACAGGAAGGAGTGGGTATCGCTTTAAAGAAACGTGCGGTGAAAGTAGGAGCGGAAGGTAGTGCGGAAGAGGTGATACCTTTTTCGACAATGGTTACTTACACATACGAACTGTCCGAAGGATGCGACTGGATACACGTTACCGACGGGGCGGCAATTACTCCGGGCGTCATCAATGATTCGGAACTGAAATTGGTGATTGACCCTTATATGGATATAGACGAGGGACGTACCGCCTCATTGTACTTGAAAGGTTCGAATGGGATTACCGACGTACTGACGATAACGCAGGATAAGAAACCCTTGGGGGACATTGATTATCTGCGAATGTTTTACGAAAGTGCGAACGGAGATAATTGGACGAAGAAATGGAACTTTGACGCTCCACTGGAAACTAACCCGACAAACTGGTTCGGATTGAAGTTTGAGAATAAGAGGGTGGTTGAGATTGATATTCAGTCCCCGAATAATATCGAAGGAGATATTATCCCCTTATGCAACTTGTCGGAACTGAGAAGCATAAAGTTCAAACATCAGAAGTTAGCAGGTATTCCCGAGGAAATAGGACAACTGTCCCAGTTGACCACTTTATGGATAATAGAATCTGCTGCAAGCGGAAACTTGCCGGAATCTTTGGGAGAATGTGAATTATTGACTAGCTTTAACATCTCAAATCATCCAACTTCCACTCCGGCCGGATTTAACAACACGTTTACCGGCAATCTGGATATGTTGATAAATATCCCCGGTATGGTGACAATAAAGGCATATTGTAATAATTTGAGCGGGCCGCTTCCGGTTATTCCGTTAGACGGAAACAATAAACCGACCACTTGGAAGAGCCTGAAAGAGTTTATGATTTATACCAACGGATTCAGTGGAAGTATCCCTTACGGATATGGAACGGTAATCGAGAAGAGTGGTTCGAGTGGTATATTCAGAGTGAATGATAATCAGTTGAGTGGACAGATACCTGCGGATATCAAGGCATGGTCGCAATATGCAACCCGGAAAGCTGCGTGGATATTGCAAGGGAATAGTCTTACTGAATAAGATAACTTGATGAATTTATTAACTTAACACATTTATCTGTCTATTTACAATGAGAAAATACTTCGTTATCCTTGTCTTAGCTCTCTGTTCCGTCGGAACATTGAAAGGGCAGACCGCATCAGATTCTTTGGCAATCGTTTCCGTACAATGGGAGATAATACATGCTCAAAAGGGAATTATCCACAAGAGTGCGTCTATACCTCAGCTTTATCAGTGCCCCCAAGTTATCAACCTGATAGAGATTGACCCCGGCAAAGGGATGAAAGCGGGCATTGCCCTATCGGACGGTATGAAAAAGACAAGCCGGATAGCTTCCGAACATCATGCGCTTGCGGCAATCAATGGTTCTTATTTTGATATGAAGCATGGGAATTCTGTCTGTTTCCTGAAAACAGACAGGCAAGTGATTGATACGACAACGATAAACGAGTTTAAACTACGTGTCACGGGAGCCGTTTACGAACGGAAGGGAAAGATGAAGCTGATTCCCTGGAACAGACAGATAGAAAAAAAATATAAGCGAAAGATGGGTACAATATTGGCATCCGGACCGTTATTATTAAAGGACGGTCGGGTATGCGACTGGAGCTTGTGTGGAAGGGACTTTGTCCGGACCAAGCATCCCCGTAGTGCTGTTTGCATGACGAAGGACGGAAAAATACTGCTTGTCACGGTGAACGGACGTTTCCCGGGGCGTGCCGAAGGGGTGAATATCCCCGAACTGGCACACTTGCTTCGGATATTAGGCGGTAAGGATGCGTTGAATCTGGACGGTGGCGGTTCCACAACATTATGGCTGTCGGGAGCACCAGATAATGGCGTTGTCAATTATCCTTGTGATAATAAACGTTTCGACCACGCCGGAGAACGCGGAGTGCCCAACATCATTTATGTTTATGAATAACCTTATTGTTTATCAGCTATCGCACGGCTTGAAGCTGCGAATAAAATGGAAAATGAAATGAAGAAACTTTTAAGATTGTCCCTGTTGGGGCTATTATTATTGTGCAGTGTCGTTGTAAACGGAGCACAAGTCCCCAAATATATCTTCTTGTTTATTGGTGACGGCATGGGATTCAACCATGTGGAAGCAACTCAAATTTATGCGGAGAAAGTAGGAACAGATACGGGCGAACGCTCACTGTTATTCCCCACTTTCCCTGTGATGACTCAGGTATGCACACGCTCGGCTTCTCACCTGATAACTTGTTCATCCGCCGCGGCTACCGCTTTGGCTACCGGAGAAAAAACGACGAACTATGTAATCGGAATGGATGCGGAAAAGAATCACGGGTTAAAATCCCTGGCACGCCAACTGAAAGATAAAGGTTATAAAATAGGAATAATCACTTCTGCCTCTATCGACCACGCTACCCCCGGTGGATTCTATGCTTCACAGCCCGACCGCTCTATGTATTACGAAATAGGAGTGGATGCTGCCAATTCCGGTTTCGATTTTTTCGGTGGGGCGGGATTGCTCGAACCTCGCAGCAAGCGGAACCTTTCGGCGCCTTGCCTTTACGACTTGTTCAATCAGAAAGGCTATACGATGTTTCGTGGAATGGACGCTTATAACCGTGCTACTGCAAAGGATAAAATTCTCCTTTTCCCAACCGACACAGTGAGCAAAAGCCTGAAATATGCGATGGACCGTTCCGCCAAAGACTTGAGTTTGCCTGACTTGACAAAAGCCTGCCTTGCTAATTTTCAGGAAACTGCGAAGAAGGGTTTCTTTATGATGGTAGAAGGCGGAAAAATAGATTGGGCGGCCCATGCCCACGACGGTGGCGCTGTTGTGAAGGAAACCATTGATTTCGACCAATGTATCCGCTTGGCTTATGATTTCTACAAAAAGCATCCGAACGAGACATTGATATTAGTGACTGCCGACCACGAAACGGGCGGTCTTGGACTGGGCAACTCCGATATGAACCTGAATATTGACTTGCTCCAATACCAGAAGTGTTCACAAGAAGTCTTGACTGCTGCTATGCGTGAAATGAAAAGCGGAAAGATGATTCCTTCGTGGGAAGACATGAAAGCGTTTCTGAAAAAGAACCTGGGCTTTTGGGAGCAAATTAAGATTACCCCGCGTGAAGAACTTGAATTATTGGTTTGCTACGAAGAGTCTTTCTTGAAGAAGAAGTCGAAAGATGTGGTCAGCCTTTACGCGAAAGATGAACCTTTAGCGGTGGCTGCTATTGCCTTGTTGGATAAGAAGGCGTCATTGGGATGGACAACTAAAACTCATACGGGAGCGCCTGTGCCATTGTATGCAATAGGAAAGCAAGCTGTTCTTTATTCGGGCAGGAGAGACAATACAGATATGGCTAATGTTTTGCGGAAGTTATTTAACAGTAAGCAGTAGGTTGCTTTATGGCTTTGGCAGAGAATAATTAACCTAATATAAAAAATAGAGCCAGCGATTCCATAGGGAGAGTTGGCTTTATTTTATTCATTATTTCTCTGCTTTCTGCAAATCCCGCCCTTCATACTTACATATCGCCTCTATCCATTCCTTAGTCAGTGGCATGGATTCATGTTTCTCCAGGTCGAAAGTCACCATGATAGACTTGCAGACACATTTAATCTCGTTTGTTTCCGTATCAATTACCCGTTGAATCAGATGAAAACTTTTAGTGCCTATCTTAGAGACAGCCGTCTGCACAGCAATATGGTCTGAAGCAAAAATCTGCTTTACGAAATCCGCTTCGATATGAACGACAACGATGCCAATCTTCTCCCAATCCACTCCCGGACATACTGAAGCGAAGTATTCAGTCTTTCCTAAATCGTAAAAAGAGAAATAAACAGTGTTGTTGACATGACCGAATTTGTCTACGTCATTGAAGCGCAACTGAATAGGCAGCGTGTGGTGAAATACGATTTCTTCCATTGTTTTCACTTAATCTTTTTGAATTCGGCGCAAAAATACTACTTTTGCGTGTTATTCTCAACAGAAATTAATCAAGAAATGATAGAAGATATTAAAAAAGCCTGTCAGGTGATGAATGAAGGAGGAGTGATTCTCTATCCTACCGATACCGTTTGGGGTATAGGCTGCGATGCGACTAACGAAGAGGCTGTACGCCGTGTATATGAGATTAAGAAACGTGCTGATAGCAAGGCTATGCTGGTACTGGTAGATACTTCTGTAAAAGTGGATTTTTATGTACAAGATGTGCCGGATGTGGCATGGGACTTGATTGAAGTTGCCGACAAGCCGTTGACGATAATCTATTCTGGGGCACGTAATTTGGCTCCGAATCTGTTGGCGGAAGACGGAAGCGTGGGCATACGCGTCACAAACGAGGAATTCTCAAGACGTCTTTGCCAGCAATTCCGCAAAGCGATTGTTTCTACATCGGCGAATGTGAGCGGGCAACCCGGTGCTGCCAATTTCAGCGAAATCAGTGATGAAATCAAATCGGCAGTAGATTATATCGTCGGCTTCCGTCAGGATGATATGAGCCGGCCGAAACCATCAAGTATTATTAAGTTGGACAAAGGTGGAGTGATTAAGATAATTCGCGAATAATGAAAGAGGAAAAACAGAGTTTATTACAGCGTTGCATCAAGTGGCGGGAAGCTAATATAAAGGAAAAGCAATTTATCCTGATATTAAGTTTCCTGGTCGGAATCTTCACAGCGTTTGCAGCTTTGATATTGAAGTTCTTTATCCATCAGATACAGAATTTCTTGACTGATAATTTTAATGTAACGGAAGCCAACTACCTGTATTTGGTATATCCGGTTGTCGGAATTTTCCTGGCGGGCTGGTTTGTGCGCAACATCGTTAAAGATGACATCAGTCATGGGGTCACCAAAATCTTGTATGCTATTTCCCGTCGGCAAGGTCGTATCAAGCGGCATAACATTTGGTCATCTACCATCGCCAGTGCGATAACCATCGGTTTTGGTGGTTCGGTAGGAGCAGAGGCACCGATTGTTCTGACGGGTTCGGCTATCGGTTCCAATTTGGGAAGCGTATTCAAGATGGAGCACCGAACGTTGATGTTGCTCGTCGGCTGTGGGGCGGCAGGTGCCATTGCCGGTATCTTTAAAGCACCGATTGCCGGACTGGTCTTTACATTGGAAGTGCTGATGATTGACTTGACCATGTCTTCTCTGCTTCCTTTGCTGATTTCGGCAGTGACAGCGGCTACCGTTTCGTACATTGTTACCGGTACGGAAGCCATGTTCAAGTTCCATCTCGACCAGGCGTTCGAATTGGAGCGTATTCCTTTCGTTATCCTGTTAGGTATCTTCTGCGGACTGATTTCTCTCTACTTCACACGCGCCATGAATTCAGTGGAAGGTGTTTTCGGAAAACTCAAGAACCCCTATAAGAAAC contains:
- a CDS encoding phosphodiester glycosidase family protein, producing the protein MRKYFVILVLALCSVGTLKGQTASDSLAIVSVQWEIIHAQKGIIHKSASIPQLYQCPQVINLIEIDPGKGMKAGIALSDGMKKTSRIASEHHALAAINGSYFDMKHGNSVCFLKTDRQVIDTTTINEFKLRVTGAVYERKGKMKLIPWNRQIEKKYKRKMGTILASGPLLLKDGRVCDWSLCGRDFVRTKHPRSAVCMTKDGKILLVTVNGRFPGRAEGVNIPELAHLLRILGGKDALNLDGGGSTTLWLSGAPDNGVVNYPCDNKRFDHAGERGVPNIIYVYE
- a CDS encoding alkaline phosphatase, which gives rise to MKKLLRLSLLGLLLLCSVVVNGAQVPKYIFLFIGDGMGFNHVEATQIYAEKVGTDTGERSLLFPTFPVMTQVCTRSASHLITCSSAAATALATGEKTTNYVIGMDAEKNHGLKSLARQLKDKGYKIGIITSASIDHATPGGFYASQPDRSMYYEIGVDAANSGFDFFGGAGLLEPRSKRNLSAPCLYDLFNQKGYTMFRGMDAYNRATAKDKILLFPTDTVSKSLKYAMDRSAKDLSLPDLTKACLANFQETAKKGFFMMVEGGKIDWAAHAHDGGAVVKETIDFDQCIRLAYDFYKKHPNETLILVTADHETGGLGLGNSDMNLNIDLLQYQKCSQEVLTAAMREMKSGKMIPSWEDMKAFLKKNLGFWEQIKITPREELELLVCYEESFLKKKSKDVVSLYAKDEPLAVAAIALLDKKASLGWTTKTHTGAPVPLYAIGKQAVLYSGRRDNTDMANVLRKLFNSKQ
- a CDS encoding BACON domain-containing protein, whose protein sequence is MIRNNRMYSCRQGLWGIICCLSLLMGMASCQDFTDDTGRTMPEPDLKFVDGTLNLPLEEKEYTVDIESNLPWRVKTSATWIDLLSSNGMGTGSFRISVSKNANVAPREAEIAGWIIEGAETKLRVVQEGVGIALKKRAVKVGAEGSAEEVIPFSTMVTYTYELSEGCDWIHVTDGAAITPGVINDSELKLVIDPYMDIDEGRTASLYLKGSNGITDVLTITQDKKPLGDIDYLRMFYESANGDNWTKKWNFDAPLETNPTNWFGLKFENKRVVEIDIQSPNNIEGDIIPLCNLSELRSIKFKHQKLAGIPEEIGQLSQLTTLWIIESAASGNLPESLGECELLTSFNISNHPTSTPAGFNNTFTGNLDMLINIPGMVTIKAYCNNLSGPLPVIPLDGNNKPTTWKSLKEFMIYTNGFSGSIPYGYGTVIEKSGSSGIFRVNDNQLSGQIPADIKAWSQYATRKAAWILQGNSLTE
- a CDS encoding L-threonylcarbamoyladenylate synthase, with the protein product MIEDIKKACQVMNEGGVILYPTDTVWGIGCDATNEEAVRRVYEIKKRADSKAMLVLVDTSVKVDFYVQDVPDVAWDLIEVADKPLTIIYSGARNLAPNLLAEDGSVGIRVTNEEFSRRLCQQFRKAIVSTSANVSGQPGAANFSEISDEIKSAVDYIVGFRQDDMSRPKPSSIIKLDKGGVIKIIRE
- a CDS encoding acyl-CoA thioesterase translates to MEEIVFHHTLPIQLRFNDVDKFGHVNNTVYFSFYDLGKTEYFASVCPGVDWEKIGIVVVHIEADFVKQIFASDHIAVQTAVSKIGTKSFHLIQRVIDTETNEIKCVCKSIMVTFDLEKHESMPLTKEWIEAICKYEGRDLQKAEK
- a CDS encoding phosphodiester glycosidase family protein, with translation MKKLIYDSALLLLGCLLWTGCNNDEDLTVYSTEGAKTELGQKIIAGSDGYVGQYFSDTTYMLAPGVKALEMEILSATGIAVKMFVLEVDLKDTHLTMKASSPKDEGKLKTKQQMTLQALAHDKQGSRVLAAVNGDFFATDGTPQGIYYRNGVCLKNTMTDNVCTFFAVTKGKKAVIGSYDEYDTYKDEIQEAVGGRVRLMTNGNVLPQTSTALEPRTAIGVTDNNVVYILVADGRNFWYSNGMRYAEMGVVMKALGAKDAINLDGGGSSTFIIRSKAGFEENRFAIRNWPYDNGGVERAVANGLLVVTDN